The following coding sequences lie in one Scatophagus argus isolate fScaArg1 chromosome 9, fScaArg1.pri, whole genome shotgun sequence genomic window:
- the zyx gene encoding LOW QUALITY PROTEIN: zyxin (The sequence of the model RefSeq protein was modified relative to this genomic sequence to represent the inferred CDS: deleted 1 base in 1 codon) has protein sequence MEDSNSSKPVVVTSSLNFKVTTPSFYNQPKKFASVAPPRPKSMTPPSAPSPTPVGTGVIGRVGDLPPPPPSLCDDFPPPPPPPLDDDLPAPPPECQTTPTASDAPPPAFPAPPPVADDLPMPAPPEESVCLPTFPSPPPPPPPPPLPASSISIPSAAGNPQKLMEKQTSFDRQLDSLTDLLSEMETRGPFNPKLPNQYSAAPAPKPSAPPPTAPKPALSFLPPPEMGDRPPPAPWAEELKARTNRQANHNNSAPNSAAQPFAKAPAVAPKSGFGGRTAMSSVSLAQKLNENLNQNMTPASAAPKPSPPSATSSFPPPPSAPPAPPTPPNNMAAPPASNHIKSPPFASQVNANQNLPAAVPPPQPKMMPSPQSSYNQPTKTSPASMPSPPGPVPIPGGGVPLNMREVEELERLTKDFIKDMDKQAPVITSPPSEVCGKCGEALSRTQPAVRAMDKLFHSNCFCCMSCHRPLQGMQFYDRDGSPQCEDCYMNSLAVCSRCGEKITDRVLKAVGQCFHAHCFRCSTCSCILEGAPFITDDNNNPYCVQDYHRRFSPLCVSCNEPIVPAAGSEETVRVVALDKNFHLKCYRCEDCARPLSIEADENGCYPLDGRILCMKCHTQRAKQAAQ, from the exons ATGGAGGACTCCAACAGTAGCAAGCCGGTTGTGGTGACGTCCTCTCTGAACTTCAAAGTCACCACCCCGTCCTTCTACAACCAGCCAAAGAAATTTGCCTCTGTGGCACCACCACGGCCCAAAAGTATGACACCTCCCTCAGCTCCATCACCGACACCAGTGGGCACAGGGGTGATTGGTCGAGTCGGAGATCTGCCTCCACCGCCCCCTTCGCTCTGTGATG ACttcccacccccacctcctcctccactggaTGATGATTTGCCAGCCCCTCCCCCCGAATGCCAAACCACACCCACTGCCTCTGACGCC CCCCCTCCCGCCTTCCCTGCTCCACCTCCAGTGGCAGATGATCTGCCCATGCCAGCTCCCCCTGAGGAGAGTGTCTGTTTGCCCACcttcccctccccccctcctcccccaccacctccacctctacCTGCATCCAGTATCAGTATTCCCAGTGCTGCTGGGAACCCACAG AAACTGATGGAGAAACAGACTAGCTTCGACAGACAACTTGACTCTCTAACTGACTTGCTGTCCGAGATGGAGACCAGGGGACCTTTCAACCCTAAG TTACCAAACCAGTATTCTGCAGCACCAGCTCCCAAGCCTTCAGCTCCTCCCCCGACTGCTCCTAAGCCTGcgctctccttcctccctccccctgaGATGGGAGATCGCCCGCCTCCAGCACCCTGGGCAGAAGAACTCAAAGCCAGGACAAACCGACAAGCCAATCACAACAACTCTGCACCAAATTCTGCTGCTCAGCCGTTTGCTAAGGCACCTGCTGTGGCTCCCAAGTCTGGTTTTGGAGGGAGAACAGCAATGTCATCAGTCTCACTGGCACAAAAACTGAACGAGAACCTGAACCAGAACATGACCCCAGCCAGTGCTGCACCAAAACCCTCACCTCCTTCTGCCACCAGCTCtttccctccacctccatctgcTCCCCCTGCACCTCCTACTCCACCAAACAATATGGCAGCTCCCCCAGCCTCTAATCACATAAAGAGTCCTCCCTTTGCCAGTCAGGTGAATGCAAACCaaaaccttcctgctgctgtgcctcCTCCTCAACCCAAGATGATGCCGTCTCCCCAGTCTTCTTATAACCAACCAACAAAAACTTCCCCTGCATCAATG CCTTCACCTCCTGGACCCGTTCCTATCCCAGGGGGAGGTGTTCCTCTGAATATGAGGGAAGTGGAGGAACTGGAGAGACTGACCAAGGACTTCATCAAAGACATGGACAAACAGGCACCTGTCAtcacttctcctccttcag AGGTCTGTGGGAAGTGTGGCGAGGCTCTGTCCCGCACCCAGCCCGCAGTGAGAGCCATGGATAAACTCTTCCACTCCAACTGCTTTTGTTGCATGAGCTGCCATCGCCCCCTGCAGGGCATGCAGTTTTATGACAGGGACGGCTCACCTCAGTGTGAGGACTGCTATATG AATTCCCTGGCGGTGTGCTCCCGATGTGGGGAGAAGATCACAGATCGTGTGCTGAAGGCAGTGGGCCAATGTTTCCATGCCCACTGTTTCCGTTGCAGCACCTGCTCCTGCATACTTGAGGGGGCGCCTTTCATCACTGATGACAACAACAACCCCTACTGTGTCCAGGATTACCACAG GCGTTTctcccctctgtgtgtgagctgtAATGAACCCATTGTTCCAGCCGCTGGCAGCGAGGAGACAGTCAGAGTGGTGGCTCTTGACAAGAACTTCCACCTTAAGTGTTACCGTTGTGAG GATTGCGCTCGGCCTCTCTCCATAGAAGCTGATGAAAATGGCTGCTATCCACTGGATGGCAGGATCCTGTGTATGAAGTGCCACACCCAGCGAGCCAAGCAAGCTGCACAGTGA